In Sphingopyxis sp. 113P3, one DNA window encodes the following:
- a CDS encoding glycoside hydrolase family 108 protein yields the protein MTTDDIIEAVLRAEGRYVNNPDDRGGETNWGITKTTARAHGYNGPMRDLPRATAKQIYLNTYVVKPGFDKIAVLSPSIAAELVDTGVNMGPAVATRFLQRALNALNRRGADYADIAVDGAAGPGTRSALTAYLAKRGKEGERRLLALLNALQGARYVELCEGRQANETFMFGWLDRVAI from the coding sequence ATGACGACCGACGACATCATCGAGGCAGTGCTCCGCGCCGAAGGGCGCTACGTCAACAATCCCGACGATCGGGGCGGCGAGACCAACTGGGGCATCACCAAGACCACGGCCCGCGCGCACGGCTATAACGGACCGATGCGCGACCTGCCCCGCGCCACGGCGAAGCAGATCTATCTCAACACCTATGTCGTGAAGCCGGGCTTCGACAAGATCGCGGTCCTCTCGCCGTCCATCGCCGCCGAGCTCGTCGACACCGGCGTCAACATGGGGCCGGCCGTCGCGACGCGTTTCCTACAGCGCGCTCTCAACGCCCTCAATCGCCGCGGCGCGGACTATGCTGACATTGCCGTCGACGGGGCGGCCGGTCCGGGCACGCGGAGCGCGCTCACCGCGTACCTGGCGAAGCGCGGCAAGGAAGGTGAGCGTCGCTTGCTGGCACTGCTCAACGCTCTCCAGGGCGCGCGCTACGTCGAGCTCTGCGAGGGGAGGCAGGCAAACGAAACCTTCATGTTCGGGTGGCTGGACCGGGTGGCGATATGA
- a CDS encoding ISL3 family transposase — protein MKKKADQGIDGILGLSDVEIVRVERRRDIRVWARPTKRPVCLYCGHGGLRIKATYERELKHTRQGNQILIVHLAVPKYHCAGCGRYFRHRFSGIRPRYRATETYRLEVFDGHHGGISQSQLTSTHAIGSATIERWYHHFIEQRVSELSGRTCPQVLGIDEHFFSRKRGYATTFVDLKNHKVYDVVPGRSEDSLRSYLRRLPGRDKVKVIVMDLSETYRAIARKYFPNAKIVADRFHVIRLLNQHFLEGWKRFDPEGRKNRGLLSLMRRHRWKLSEEQRKRLAVYLKANPVLEALYTAKQDMALLLTQKSLNAKKASQLIPDLLRMIDQFAASPLKSLADTLTSWLEPVARMWRFSRNNGITEGFHTKMEMISRRAFGFRNFHNYRLRVLALCGWNGVINRV, from the coding sequence ATGAAGAAGAAGGCTGATCAGGGAATCGACGGCATATTAGGGCTGTCGGATGTTGAGATTGTCCGTGTCGAGCGGCGACGCGACATTCGTGTGTGGGCGCGGCCAACGAAGCGGCCTGTTTGCCTTTATTGCGGCCACGGGGGGCTGCGGATCAAGGCGACTTATGAGCGCGAGCTCAAGCACACGCGTCAAGGCAACCAGATCCTGATCGTGCACCTTGCGGTGCCCAAATATCATTGTGCCGGTTGCGGCCGCTATTTCCGTCATCGCTTTTCGGGCATCCGTCCGCGCTATCGCGCGACGGAGACGTACCGTCTTGAGGTCTTCGACGGTCACCACGGAGGCATCAGCCAAAGCCAGTTGACGAGCACCCATGCGATCGGCAGTGCAACCATCGAGCGCTGGTATCATCATTTCATCGAACAGCGCGTCTCGGAGCTGTCCGGTCGGACCTGCCCGCAGGTCCTGGGGATCGACGAGCATTTTTTCTCGCGCAAGAGAGGCTATGCGACGACATTTGTCGATCTGAAGAATCACAAGGTCTACGATGTCGTCCCGGGACGCTCGGAAGACAGTTTACGAAGCTATTTGCGAAGGTTGCCAGGGCGCGACAAGGTCAAGGTCATCGTGATGGACCTGTCGGAAACCTATCGCGCAATCGCCCGCAAATATTTTCCGAACGCGAAGATCGTCGCCGATCGCTTCCATGTCATTCGGCTGCTCAACCAGCATTTCCTCGAAGGATGGAAGCGCTTCGATCCCGAGGGCCGAAAGAATCGCGGGCTGCTCAGTTTGATGCGGCGCCATCGATGGAAGCTAAGCGAAGAACAGCGCAAAAGGCTGGCCGTCTACCTGAAAGCCAATCCGGTGCTCGAAGCCCTCTACACTGCCAAGCAGGACATGGCCCTCCTGCTGACGCAAAAATCCCTCAATGCCAAAAAGGCCAGCCAGCTTATCCCCGACCTGCTCAGGATGATCGATCAGTTCGCCGCCAGCCCCCTCAAGTCCCTCGCCGATACCCTGACCAGCTGGCTCGAGCCCGTCGCCCGCATGTGGCGCTTTTCCAGGAACAATGGAATCACCGAGGGCTTTCACACAAAGATGGAGATGATCTCGCGCCGCGCGTTCGGCTTCCGCAACTTTCACAACTACCGCTTGCGCGTGCTCGCTCTTTGCGGTTGGAATGGCGTCATCAATCGGGTCTGA
- a CDS encoding IS5 family transposase (programmed frameshift) → MSRSLFWLSDEAWRAIEPHLPKNQPGARRVDDRRVISGIIHMLKCGGRWADCPSEYGPSTTVYNRWNRWSRRGIWTRILAALTEQGWIAETGQIDSSYIKAHRSAGGAKGGPRANAIGISRGGRTTKIHALVDVLGRPLRLVLTPGNTSDVKGADLLIGETIGMKRVIADRGYDANRIRAALREQGTIPVIPGRRNRKRPIQYDERRYKDRWRVEAMFCRLKDFRRIATRYDKLARNFLSAVSLAAAVAFWL, encoded by the exons ATGTCGCGTTCGTTGTTCTGGCTGTCGGATGAAGCATGGCGGGCGATCGAGCCCCACCTGCCGAAGAACCAGCCCGGAGCGCGGCGGGTCGATGATCGCAGGGTGATCTCGGGCATCATCCACATGCTCAAGTGTGGTGGCCGCTGGGCGGACTGCCCGTCCGAATACGGCCCTTCGACGACGGTCTACAATCGCTGGAACCGGTGGAGCCGCCGCGGCATCTGGACGCGCATCCTGGCGGCGCTGACCGAGCAAGGCTGGATCGCGGAGACCGGCCAGATCGACAGCAGCTACATCAAGGCTCACCGCTCTGCCGGTGGCGCAAAAGGGGGGC CGCGGGCCAATGCCATTGGCATCTCGCGTGGAGGCAGGACAACGAAGATCCACGCGCTTGTCGATGTTCTCGGAAGACCACTGCGCCTCGTCCTGACGCCCGGCAACACATCTGATGTGAAAGGCGCAGACCTACTGATCGGTGAAACTATCGGCATGAAGCGGGTGATCGCCGACCGTGGCTACGACGCGAACCGCATCAGGGCCGCCTTACGAGAGCAGGGCACGATCCCGGTGATCCCCGGACGGCGCAACCGCAAGCGCCCGATCCAGTATGACGAACGCCGCTACAAGGACCGCTGGCGGGTCGAGGCCATGTTCTGCCGCCTCAAGGACTTCCGCCGCATCGCTACTCGTTACGACAAGCTCGCCCGCAACTTCCTATCCGCCGTAAGCCTCGCCGCTGCCGTCGCCTTCTGGCTGTGA
- a CDS encoding class I SAM-dependent methyltransferase: MWNAGYVSEVDYIYGYFPELAPVRLKLALLSRGISHDVGERPNYLELGFGQGLSLNINAATSSGSFFGTDFNPSHAAYARQVARAGGKSLSIFDDSFEEFARRDLPQFDIIALHGIWSWVSGEARDAIVEIARTNLKPGGILYISYNCKPGWAPIEPLRHLLNLHASKAATGGLLARVEESLQFVRRIVETNAGYFAQYPAIGNMIGGLEKLDRNYVSHEYFNRHWLPESFSEVSERLAEAKLDFAASASLIDNMPGLGVPAHCQELLAGISDPALYETTRDYLVNRQFRRDIFVKGKRQMTTGEIGDGMEEYSFLALADTNELPLSLATAAGSATLREEVYKPVWKALMAAKGAITPFGTLAAAVARDGVTRTQLAEALFVLTGRGDIAPAAQSATPDDDLVASIALNRELCRRSKYSSGANSLAAPRIGAAVTVSRVQQLILLALSESISDVEATVWDWLSSQGERLISDGRALETAEENIEEIRKLRKDVSGRILPLLRRVGAMPE, encoded by the coding sequence ATGTGGAACGCGGGCTACGTCTCGGAAGTCGACTATATCTATGGATATTTTCCCGAGCTCGCTCCGGTCCGACTCAAGCTCGCGCTTCTCTCGCGCGGCATCTCGCACGATGTGGGGGAGCGGCCGAACTATCTCGAACTCGGGTTCGGGCAGGGCTTGTCGCTGAACATCAACGCCGCGACCTCGTCGGGCTCGTTCTTCGGCACCGATTTCAACCCCTCGCATGCGGCGTACGCACGGCAGGTCGCGCGCGCTGGCGGAAAATCACTCAGCATCTTCGACGACAGCTTCGAGGAGTTCGCCCGCCGCGATCTCCCGCAATTCGATATCATCGCGCTGCACGGCATCTGGTCGTGGGTGAGCGGTGAGGCGCGCGACGCCATCGTCGAGATCGCACGGACCAATTTGAAGCCCGGCGGCATTCTCTACATCAGCTATAATTGCAAGCCGGGCTGGGCGCCGATTGAGCCGCTGCGCCACCTGCTCAACCTTCACGCATCAAAGGCCGCAACCGGCGGCCTTCTCGCGCGAGTCGAGGAATCGCTCCAGTTCGTGAGACGTATTGTCGAGACCAATGCCGGCTATTTTGCGCAATATCCTGCGATCGGAAACATGATCGGTGGGCTCGAGAAGCTCGATCGCAACTATGTCAGCCATGAGTATTTCAACCGACATTGGCTGCCCGAATCCTTTTCGGAGGTCTCCGAGCGTCTTGCGGAAGCCAAGCTCGACTTCGCTGCATCGGCTAGCCTGATAGATAATATGCCGGGGCTTGGTGTGCCGGCGCACTGCCAGGAACTTCTGGCGGGCATCTCGGATCCCGCACTCTACGAGACAACGCGCGACTATCTCGTCAACCGCCAATTTCGACGAGATATCTTTGTCAAGGGCAAGCGGCAGATGACTACGGGTGAAATTGGGGACGGGATGGAGGAATATAGTTTTCTCGCACTCGCCGACACGAATGAGTTGCCGCTATCCCTCGCCACCGCGGCGGGATCGGCAACGCTGCGCGAGGAAGTCTACAAGCCTGTCTGGAAAGCTCTGATGGCCGCGAAGGGAGCGATCACTCCGTTCGGGACACTTGCCGCCGCGGTCGCACGCGACGGTGTCACGCGAACGCAGCTCGCCGAAGCCCTGTTCGTCCTGACGGGCAGGGGAGATATCGCGCCTGCCGCCCAGTCGGCGACGCCCGACGATGACTTGGTCGCGTCGATCGCGCTCAATCGAGAACTATGCCGGCGATCAAAATATAGCTCCGGCGCCAATAGTCTCGCGGCCCCGCGCATCGGCGCTGCTGTCACGGTCTCGCGTGTGCAGCAGTTGATCCTGCTCGCCCTCTCTGAAAGTATCAGTGACGTTGAGGCCACCGTCTGGGACTGGCTGTCTTCTCAAGGTGAACGCCTCATCAGTGACGGGCGAGCCTTGGAGACTGCTGAGGAAAATATTGAGGAAATTCGCAAACTTCGAAAAGATGTATCGGGGCGGATATTGCCGCTGCTCCGACGTGTGGGAGCAATGCCCGAATAG
- a CDS encoding autotransporter domain-containing protein gives MTTNSTSSLRRFAKSALLVSAAFPISALIADSANAEQTVEVSAAETAASVQAKIDAAKAAPDRDITITVTSKGEVTGPGTIGLAPAAGQGDGKIVFGNAGSIGDVDKAGAVTDIVGVALGGSSAKADNKLTATNSGLITGGFSANGFGGTVSLDNSGTIHNGINIQGPGNLALTSSGAIRSGDVLLQSVASVTSTTAGDTTTEVYKSGEVSAAFGDVGSADGKVKGDATFIAQVGNVNIEAKGTAGDLVGYSGGSTVTVVNTSSAPVASKSVVTSEGSLVYEAGTVKIDTAATSKLDSVTGVANGTVDIAVAGSVEGAVNATPAYNTNAANKTVVTRDSKDTVDLVRVDTYSSAAVTGDSTISVTVTGAVGGAANAQATRDASIVNAGEVKGALNATAGAGSSTNAGSTTTTRNATGNLLTIVDSNSSASAAGKAGIEIAEEASVGGSVSATATSDASVNNAGAVAGAVAARAGNGSQSTFDQTQSYDGKGVQLGLTTRSTNAPSAGNASVVIAETGSAGGTVLAFATNDASAENSGSVGGNLNATAGNGTASVTEQALVFDSTGALVLSDVYEETFSRSKGNASVINEARGKVEGLVNASATEDVSVTNAGTIGGGVNGASSGNDTTYGRTILTAAPVVDATAGTTTTKYSYADESTNTSSTGKVEFTNAAGGIVGFNSAGDVNLTAGGDITILNQGEVRGSTYAASGGSASSSGSTYASTTVLDGKGGTSFTEERTQSDVYTATGGNVTGTYAGANGTTNFFPAAIGNVTQVADLASTVNATGAIFGNVSSVAGNSGVANTSFESSSAATTVLDVDGSGAYTGKFSSESSSAMVAGGDSKVIIAGQVARSNAGGSASVTSQGVNSSTVVVSGSVADNVASNALGAAAQTSDESGNIAQTITKGSYVTDELTTKTSGTLVVSDGASSVVIDGKATASQDTVGGSVTVNGVGSASAEVGAKAIVGGNLSVSANNGIDSETSTARLYVRDATTGVATASENSSATYGAAAAQGDASATIEGTVKGGTSVNAGRGDATVTLTGVSEDYVSALAASSVTKSEAAREWTGNTKSSSDDFGTLVGGLSGRTFEESVSTQTTTIGGKATVLVDSAQALKDKAAAATDNVYAAGVSGASVTITNGSIVTSDVGAESYVFNSVDTNTTSDDGKGTVNLTSSTTTTIVGGPATITNAGLIGDDARAASATSATVSNTGQIGDVASASAIVIGSNATSATTNFGKASLQSVTETFTPVVALGTASVTNAEGATIGGDIFVDAGEGTVTNDGTVAGTTVLGRNIDTASVTEVRTDTSTDTSYTPAAALLAQTYTVNQNGVAGGFAVIGGLDNDPTGEGATLTSDVKATINLNSGSATLGSITGERDADGNRTTNTTVNLVGSGFLGADAILYPNQSWPLGDDRPNPLLSLGKDAQTHFGGSNYQVRVVGVETLNKEGAGTFVINGAPYDPGLPGDEPAYTLDVGNFNINAGEIQLTTSQSDGAEFGVRGNINNAATLVVGRRITPGQNLFGNSLVGQTELIDGITLRQVGDFNQSAEGTIIVGVTPTLIRVQRSEVSGGASLPEPLGPVAGGVYVGYFTTPQALGYDADNSRVDITGNLNLAGNVAVNVYRDSLYANGDGYTLFTYTGTGAVSAAAMPTLTSPYVGFSLVHDTTTKEVRLEVKRSSYAGGATNLNSVAAAVGLDTALNSAIGRIRNDAAGGAGFASVTELGYAQDIANVATALDFRLSSDQAAALFNELSSGEIYGSLAAVDQNGVFGQTLDMLANRRSVGGDFATQLWLNPVGNWAKFGDGDPYGASNIRANSYGLAGGLDFAYAPSGAFGFGGAYAEHDIAARGTPEAVDGRTWTVGAYVTQGFGPIYANAKLAFGWTNYDATRTMSLLARTAEASINAKQLDASVEVGYDYRTGNVTVTPYGKLVLRRTSLEGFTESGAGAFSLDVEGRAKTVFSPVLGVKLSTETEVSDSVTLRPFAKASYTFQGDLPNDVTVSYIGGGDKFVLRGAQPDSYGTVEAGFEATVADRLNLFFTGSQIFGGDNKVTGLRGGVTFQF, from the coding sequence ATGACGACCAACTCCACTTCTTCCTTGCGCCGCTTCGCCAAGAGTGCGCTGCTGGTTTCAGCCGCCTTCCCGATTTCAGCGCTGATCGCGGACAGTGCGAACGCCGAGCAGACGGTGGAGGTGAGCGCCGCGGAAACGGCCGCGAGCGTCCAGGCGAAAATCGATGCTGCCAAGGCGGCGCCTGATCGCGACATCACGATCACCGTGACGTCCAAGGGTGAGGTGACGGGTCCCGGGACGATCGGGCTCGCTCCCGCGGCAGGACAGGGCGATGGCAAGATAGTCTTCGGTAACGCCGGCAGCATCGGCGATGTCGACAAGGCCGGCGCCGTGACCGATATCGTCGGCGTTGCTCTCGGCGGTTCGTCCGCGAAGGCCGATAACAAGCTGACCGCCACGAACAGCGGTCTCATCACAGGCGGCTTCTCGGCGAATGGGTTCGGCGGGACCGTCTCGCTCGACAATAGCGGGACGATTCACAATGGAATCAACATCCAGGGCCCCGGTAATCTTGCGCTGACCTCCTCGGGCGCCATTCGCTCGGGTGATGTCCTCCTTCAATCGGTCGCCAGCGTCACGTCGACCACGGCCGGCGACACGACGACTGAAGTCTACAAGAGCGGCGAGGTCAGTGCCGCCTTCGGCGACGTCGGGAGTGCTGACGGCAAGGTAAAAGGCGATGCGACCTTCATTGCGCAGGTCGGTAACGTCAACATCGAGGCGAAGGGTACGGCGGGAGACCTCGTGGGCTATTCAGGCGGCTCGACCGTCACCGTGGTCAACACCTCCTCCGCTCCGGTCGCCAGCAAATCGGTTGTGACCAGCGAAGGGAGCCTTGTCTACGAGGCCGGCACCGTCAAGATTGACACGGCTGCGACCAGCAAGCTCGATTCCGTCACGGGCGTCGCCAACGGTACCGTCGATATCGCAGTCGCCGGAAGCGTCGAAGGTGCTGTGAATGCAACTCCGGCGTATAACACCAACGCGGCGAACAAGACTGTCGTGACGCGCGACAGCAAGGACACCGTCGATCTGGTACGCGTCGATACCTACAGCAGCGCTGCGGTCACGGGCGATTCAACGATCAGCGTCACTGTGACCGGAGCTGTCGGCGGGGCGGCCAATGCCCAAGCGACGCGCGATGCGTCGATCGTCAACGCTGGCGAGGTCAAGGGCGCGCTGAATGCGACCGCAGGGGCGGGTTCCTCGACGAATGCCGGTAGCACGACGACGACGCGGAACGCCACCGGCAATCTGCTCACGATTGTGGACTCGAACAGCTCGGCAAGTGCGGCCGGCAAGGCTGGGATCGAAATTGCCGAGGAGGCTTCCGTTGGAGGGAGTGTGTCCGCCACGGCGACCAGCGATGCGTCGGTGAACAATGCCGGCGCAGTCGCTGGCGCCGTGGCGGCTCGGGCCGGCAACGGCTCCCAGTCGACTTTTGATCAGACGCAATCTTATGACGGTAAGGGCGTTCAGCTCGGCCTCACCACAAGGTCGACGAATGCGCCATCCGCAGGCAACGCTTCGGTGGTGATTGCCGAAACCGGGTCGGCGGGCGGCACCGTGCTTGCATTCGCGACCAACGATGCCTCGGCGGAGAATAGCGGTTCGGTCGGCGGCAATCTCAACGCTACGGCAGGGAACGGCACGGCCAGCGTTACCGAGCAGGCGCTCGTGTTCGACAGCACCGGCGCACTTGTTCTTAGCGATGTCTATGAGGAGACTTTTTCACGCTCGAAGGGCAATGCCAGCGTCATCAATGAAGCGCGCGGCAAGGTCGAAGGCTTGGTCAATGCGAGTGCGACCGAGGATGTCTCCGTCACCAATGCCGGTACGATCGGAGGAGGCGTGAATGGGGCTTCGTCGGGCAACGACACGACTTATGGCCGCACCATCCTGACCGCCGCTCCGGTTGTCGACGCCACCGCCGGGACGACGACCACCAAGTACAGCTATGCTGACGAATCGACCAATACGTCCTCAACGGGCAAGGTCGAATTCACCAACGCAGCCGGTGGGATCGTCGGCTTCAACAGCGCGGGGGATGTAAATCTGACCGCAGGCGGCGATATCACGATCCTCAACCAAGGTGAGGTCCGCGGCTCGACCTATGCCGCGAGCGGTGGCAGCGCATCGTCAAGCGGCAGCACGTATGCCTCGACGACTGTGCTCGACGGCAAGGGTGGAACCAGTTTCACCGAGGAGCGGACACAAAGCGATGTATACACCGCGACAGGCGGGAACGTCACTGGCACCTATGCCGGGGCAAATGGCACGACGAACTTCTTCCCCGCCGCGATAGGAAACGTGACGCAGGTTGCCGATCTGGCGAGCACCGTGAACGCGACCGGAGCGATCTTCGGCAACGTCAGCTCGGTGGCGGGCAATTCAGGGGTGGCTAACACGTCATTTGAGAGCAGTAGCGCCGCGACGACCGTTCTCGATGTCGACGGCTCGGGCGCTTATACGGGCAAATTTAGCTCCGAATCGTCGTCGGCTATGGTCGCCGGGGGTGACAGCAAGGTTATCATCGCGGGGCAGGTCGCGCGCAGTAACGCAGGCGGCAGCGCCAGTGTCACTTCGCAGGGTGTAAACTCCTCGACGGTGGTCGTCAGCGGCTCGGTTGCAGACAATGTGGCCAGCAACGCCTTGGGCGCAGCGGCCCAGACCTCGGACGAGTCGGGCAACATCGCCCAGACAATCACGAAGGGAAGTTACGTCACGGACGAACTCACCACGAAAACCAGTGGCACCTTAGTCGTCTCAGACGGTGCGAGCTCGGTTGTGATCGACGGTAAGGCAACGGCAAGCCAGGATACCGTTGGCGGGTCGGTTACCGTCAATGGCGTAGGGTCGGCCTCGGCCGAAGTTGGAGCCAAGGCGATCGTCGGCGGCAATCTCTCGGTCAGTGCCAACAATGGCATCGACAGCGAGACTTCGACCGCGCGGTTGTATGTCCGCGATGCGACCACTGGAGTGGCGACGGCTTCGGAAAATTCGAGTGCAACCTATGGCGCCGCGGCAGCTCAAGGCGATGCTTCGGCGACGATCGAGGGCACCGTCAAAGGCGGTACATCTGTAAATGCGGGCCGCGGCGATGCGACCGTCACCTTGACGGGCGTCTCGGAAGACTATGTGAGCGCGCTTGCCGCAAGCAGCGTCACCAAGTCCGAGGCGGCGCGCGAATGGACAGGCAACACCAAATCGTCGTCGGATGATTTCGGCACGCTCGTCGGAGGCCTCTCGGGCCGGACCTTCGAGGAAAGCGTCTCAACCCAAACGACCACGATCGGCGGCAAGGCGACAGTGCTGGTCGACTCCGCGCAGGCGCTCAAGGACAAAGCGGCCGCTGCCACCGATAACGTCTATGCGGCAGGCGTCAGCGGCGCTTCGGTCACGATCACTAATGGATCGATCGTGACCAGCGACGTCGGTGCTGAAAGCTATGTGTTCAACTCCGTCGATACCAACACGACGAGCGACGACGGCAAGGGCACGGTGAACCTCACGAGCTCGACGACGACCACGATCGTCGGCGGTCCGGCCACGATTACCAACGCGGGCTTGATCGGCGATGATGCACGCGCCGCTAGCGCAACCTCGGCGACGGTCAGCAATACGGGTCAGATTGGCGACGTGGCCAGCGCGAGCGCGATCGTTATCGGTTCAAACGCGACCAGCGCGACGACCAACTTTGGCAAGGCCTCGTTGCAGTCGGTCACCGAGACCTTCACTCCGGTCGTGGCGCTCGGCACGGCCAGCGTAACGAACGCTGAGGGTGCCACGATCGGGGGCGATATCTTCGTCGACGCCGGCGAAGGCACGGTGACGAACGATGGAACGGTCGCCGGCACCACCGTCCTCGGCCGAAATATTGACACGGCATCGGTCACCGAGGTTCGCACCGATACTTCGACCGACACCAGCTACACGCCGGCAGCCGCGCTTCTTGCTCAGACCTATACGGTGAACCAGAATGGCGTTGCAGGGGGCTTTGCGGTCATCGGCGGTCTCGACAATGATCCAACCGGCGAGGGGGCGACGCTGACCAGCGATGTGAAGGCGACGATCAACCTCAATTCGGGCTCGGCGACGCTTGGCAGCATCACCGGCGAGCGCGATGCAGACGGTAACAGGACAACCAATACCACGGTCAATCTGGTCGGCTCGGGCTTCCTTGGCGCCGATGCGATCCTCTACCCGAACCAGAGCTGGCCGCTCGGCGATGACAGGCCCAATCCGCTGCTCTCACTCGGCAAGGACGCACAGACCCATTTCGGTGGCTCGAACTATCAGGTTCGCGTCGTCGGCGTCGAGACGTTGAACAAAGAAGGCGCGGGCACGTTCGTGATCAACGGCGCGCCCTATGACCCCGGGCTCCCGGGCGATGAGCCTGCCTACACGCTCGATGTCGGCAACTTCAACATCAATGCGGGCGAGATTCAGCTAACGACGAGCCAGTCCGACGGCGCTGAATTCGGTGTGCGCGGCAACATAAACAACGCCGCGACGCTCGTCGTCGGTCGCCGCATCACGCCGGGCCAGAACCTGTTCGGCAACAGCCTGGTTGGCCAGACCGAACTGATCGACGGCATCACCCTCCGTCAGGTCGGCGACTTCAATCAGAGCGCGGAGGGCACAATCATAGTTGGCGTCACGCCGACGCTGATTCGTGTACAGCGAAGCGAGGTTTCGGGTGGGGCGAGCCTTCCCGAGCCGCTCGGTCCGGTGGCAGGCGGCGTCTATGTCGGCTACTTTACTACGCCGCAGGCGCTCGGCTATGATGCCGATAACTCGCGCGTCGACATCACCGGTAACTTGAACCTGGCCGGCAACGTCGCGGTGAACGTCTATCGTGACAGCCTCTACGCCAATGGCGACGGCTACACGTTGTTTACCTACACCGGTACGGGAGCCGTCTCGGCGGCGGCAATGCCGACGCTGACCTCGCCCTATGTAGGCTTCTCGCTGGTGCATGACACGACCACGAAGGAAGTGCGCCTCGAGGTGAAGCGCAGCAGCTATGCGGGCGGCGCGACCAACTTGAACTCCGTCGCTGCGGCGGTCGGCCTAGACACGGCACTGAACTCGGCGATCGGCCGCATCCGGAACGATGCGGCGGGCGGCGCAGGTTTCGCGTCGGTGACCGAACTTGGCTATGCACAGGACATCGCCAATGTCGCGACCGCGCTTGACTTCCGCCTGTCGTCGGATCAGGCGGCCGCGCTTTTCAACGAACTGTCTTCGGGCGAGATCTATGGTTCACTCGCGGCCGTCGATCAGAATGGTGTCTTCGGACAGACGCTGGACATGCTCGCGAACCGTCGTTCGGTCGGGGGCGACTTTGCGACACAACTTTGGCTAAACCCGGTGGGCAACTGGGCGAAGTTTGGTGACGGCGATCCCTATGGTGCTTCGAACATCCGCGCGAACAGCTACGGTCTCGCGGGCGGTCTCGACTTCGCCTACGCGCCGAGTGGCGCCTTCGGATTCGGCGGCGCTTATGCCGAGCACGACATTGCCGCGCGCGGCACGCCGGAAGCGGTCGACGGCCGAACCTGGACTGTCGGTGCCTATGTCACGCAGGGCTTCGGGCCGATCTATGCTAACGCAAAGCTGGCCTTTGGCTGGACCAACTACGACGCAACCCGCACGATGAGCCTCTTGGCCCGGACCGCGGAAGCCTCGATAAACGCCAAGCAACTCGATGCAAGCGTCGAGGTCGGCTATGACTATCGCACCGGCAATGTGACGGTCACACCTTATGGCAAGCTGGTTCTGCGCCGTACCTCGCTGGAAGGCTTCACCGAAAGCGGTGCAGGCGCCTTCAGTCTGGATGTCGAAGGCCGGGCGAAGACGGTCTTCTCGCCGGTGCTTGGCGTGAAGCTCAGCACCGAAACTGAAGTCTCGGACAGCGTTACGCTTCGTCCCTTCGCCAAGGCGTCGTACACCTTCCAAGGCGATCTGCCGAACGATGTGACGGTGAGCTACATCGGCGGCGGCGACAAGTTCGTCCTTCGAGGTGCCCAGCCCGACAGTTACGGCACGGTCGAAGCCGGTTTCGAGGCGACGGTAGCCGACCGGCTCAATCTGTTCTTCACCGGCAGCCAAATCTTCGGCGGAGACAATAAGGTTACAGGCCTTCGCGGCGGTGTGACTTTCCAGTTCTAA
- a CDS encoding AfsR/SARP family transcriptional regulator: protein MALYRLRLLGAFQLVAPNGQRLDVTSKKAIALLGLLASANSGERWRAWIQDKLWGSRELRQAQASLRRELHGLRKLTAGSPFPLVEATSRTVRLNLNVVDVDIRSEDALLRSSGEFLEGIDIAGEESFEEWLREMRNNLADLSGPMPLAGKQYHSSVGLD, encoded by the coding sequence ATGGCCCTTTATCGGCTCCGGCTATTGGGAGCGTTTCAATTGGTTGCGCCGAACGGACAGCGTCTTGACGTCACCAGCAAAAAGGCGATTGCCCTGCTCGGTCTTCTGGCCAGCGCCAATTCGGGTGAGCGATGGCGCGCGTGGATACAGGATAAGCTTTGGGGCTCGCGCGAGCTACGCCAGGCGCAAGCAAGCTTGCGCCGTGAACTCCATGGCCTGCGCAAGCTGACCGCGGGATCGCCCTTCCCGCTCGTTGAGGCGACCTCGCGAACCGTTCGGCTCAATCTGAACGTCGTCGATGTCGATATTCGCAGCGAAGACGCCCTGTTGCGATCTTCGGGCGAGTTTCTCGAGGGCATTGATATCGCGGGGGAGGAATCTTTCGAGGAGTGGCTCCGGGAAATGCGCAACAATCTTGCGGACCTGTCGGGACCAATGCCTCTGGCCGGCAAGCAATATCATTCCTCAGTTGGTCTCGATTGA